A region of Bacteroidota bacterium DNA encodes the following proteins:
- a CDS encoding T9SS type A sorting domain-containing protein produces SLEQNYPNPFSPYTWISYTLPEDCTVSLKIFDIRGQLIKDLQNDKKPAGKYSVMWNGTNNSGKRVSSGVYLYQIQTEKFTKTMKLFILN; encoded by the coding sequence TAGTTTAGAGCAAAATTATCCGAATCCATTCAGTCCATACACCTGGATAAGTTATACACTCCCCGAGGACTGCACTGTTTCGCTTAAAATATTCGACATAAGAGGGCAATTGATAAAAGACCTTCAAAACGACAAAAAGCCGGCAGGCAAATATTCTGTAATGTGGAACGGAACCAATAATTCTGGAAAAAGAGTAAGTTCAGGAGTTTATTTATACCAAATTCAGACTGAGAAATTTACAAAAACTATGAAGTTGTTTATCTTAAATTAA
- the pgsB gene encoding poly-gamma-glutamate synthase PgsB encodes MYIFYILLVMAFAATVFGLIEYNRHQKRIYSIPMRIHVNGTRGKSSVTRLIGAGLRAGGISTITKVTGTFPRLILEDGTETFIHRKSDPNILEQLSIVKFASRRKVRALVMECMALQPQFQSITENQMIHANVGVMTNVRLDHVDIMGHTLSEIAETLGRTIPKNESFFSSENVIPHTLKEIADKRNSKSFFIETKTVSPDEMQGFSYIEHRDNVALALSVCQHLKIDRETALKGMYEAVPDAGALRCHQVEAFKKQLFFYNAFAANDPDSTFMIWKIIQEEIGLEGTRIILLNTRQDRLDRARQLAELSGGKLANEIDCLMLIGQSTEVVENMTVGYGLPKNKIINLGLTTPQNVFEKVLSITDKKSTILAIGNMGGMGAETAEFFENRSSTNYD; translated from the coding sequence ATGTACATTTTCTACATTTTATTGGTTATGGCATTTGCAGCCACGGTTTTTGGTTTAATAGAATACAACCGGCATCAAAAACGAATATATTCAATTCCTATGCGTATTCATGTAAATGGGACAAGAGGAAAATCGAGTGTAACTCGTCTGATAGGAGCTGGCTTGCGAGCTGGCGGAATTTCGACCATAACAAAAGTAACAGGCACGTTTCCTCGCTTAATTTTGGAAGACGGTACCGAAACTTTCATACATAGAAAATCAGATCCAAATATTTTAGAACAATTGTCAATTGTGAAATTTGCTTCACGCAGAAAAGTCAGAGCCTTAGTGATGGAATGTATGGCTCTACAACCACAATTTCAGTCGATTACCGAAAATCAAATGATTCACGCAAATGTAGGAGTCATGACTAATGTAAGATTAGATCATGTAGATATTATGGGCCACACTCTATCCGAAATTGCTGAAACACTTGGCAGAACAATTCCTAAAAACGAAAGTTTTTTTTCATCAGAAAATGTCATACCTCATACATTAAAAGAAATTGCCGACAAACGAAATTCAAAGTCATTTTTTATTGAAACCAAAACGGTATCACCTGATGAAATGCAAGGCTTCAGCTATATTGAACACAGAGATAATGTTGCACTTGCTCTGTCGGTTTGCCAGCATTTGAAAATTGACAGAGAAACAGCATTAAAAGGTATGTATGAAGCTGTCCCGGATGCCGGAGCTTTAAGATGTCATCAAGTTGAAGCATTCAAAAAGCAGTTATTTTTTTATAACGCATTTGCTGCAAACGATCCCGATTCTACTTTCATGATATGGAAAATTATTCAAGAAGAAATTGGGCTTGAAGGGACAAGAATAATTCTCTTGAATACCCGACAAGACAGACTTGACAGGGCTCGACAGTTAGCAGAACTATCAGGTGGCAAATTGGCAAATGAAATAGATTGTTTGATGTTGATTGGACAATCTACTGAAGTTGTTGAAAACATGACAGTTGGCTACGGATTGCCAAAGAATAAAATTATTAATTTAGGCTTAACGACACCTCAAAATGTTTTTGAAAAAGTATTGTCAATAACTGATAAAAAGTCCACAATACTTGCAATAGGAAATATGGGAGGAATGGGTGCTGAAACAGCTGAGTTTTTCGAAAATAGAAGTTCCACAAATTATGATTGA
- the pgsC gene encoding poly-gamma-glutamate biosynthesis protein PgsC, with the protein MIELAITLGLVFSLLSYEVFGLAAGGIVVPGYIALQLSHPERLAGIIIVSLLTFLIIKALSKYTFLYGRRQMVLSLLIGCLLAYFSRYFMKIDIAATTVELQAVGWAIPGLIAYWFGKQGVFKTLSVLFISSVFVRLIVILIFAGALLPK; encoded by the coding sequence ATGATTGAATTAGCAATTACTTTAGGTTTAGTTTTTAGTTTATTGTCTTACGAAGTATTCGGATTGGCAGCCGGAGGGATAGTTGTTCCCGGATACATAGCGTTGCAACTTTCGCATCCCGAAAGGCTTGCAGGAATAATAATTGTAAGTTTGCTTACTTTTTTGATAATAAAAGCTTTAAGCAAATATACATTTCTCTATGGACGCCGTCAAATGGTTCTTAGTTTATTAATTGGTTGTTTATTAGCGTATTTTTCAAGATATTTTATGAAAATAGATATTGCTGCAACTACAGTCGAACTTCAAGCCGTTGGTTGGGCAATTCCCGGATTAATCGCCTATTGGTTCGGAAAGCAAGGAGTTTTTAAAACACTTAGCGTATTGTTCATTTCCTCTGTATTTGTCCGATTAATTGTGATATTAATATTTGCCGGAGCTTTATTGCCAAAATAA
- the pgsW gene encoding poly-gamma-glutamate system protein encodes MKFRAKSNIVLSVLAFLALLAFIAVENGKVDVKQDWYDEKLEASQLSQLAVNHLKNYRLGKGIFIDAINDPNQTALIGQEYTLITTDRGYIESKLATTNPNFAAVIVQMLKDAALKAGDNVAVAFTGSFPGLNISVLAALKTLNLNPIVISSVGASNWGANDPYYTWLDMENILYKSKIFPKKSVAASIGGGADLGRGLSPKGRDLITEAIERNEMDFIHEAHLEKSISKRMNIYEKYSNGKPIKTFINVGGGIASLGNTINGKLIPVGLTQNLPMSNFPVHGVIIQMAQNAIPIIHLLNISQLLEKYGLPNSPDPLPEPGEGKIFVQEKYSILITSLAVIFLLVVVILVYIVEKKHHQLGTDPVPLANIQKANKHETDSILDL; translated from the coding sequence ATGAAATTTCGAGCAAAATCAAACATTGTATTAAGCGTTTTGGCATTTTTGGCACTATTGGCATTTATAGCTGTAGAAAACGGGAAAGTTGATGTGAAACAAGATTGGTACGACGAAAAACTCGAAGCCTCACAACTCTCACAATTGGCTGTAAACCACTTAAAAAATTATCGTTTAGGTAAGGGAATTTTTATTGATGCTATAAACGATCCTAACCAAACAGCTTTAATTGGGCAAGAATATACTTTGATAACTACCGACCGTGGATATATTGAATCAAAATTAGCAACCACAAACCCGAATTTTGCAGCTGTAATTGTCCAAATGCTAAAAGATGCAGCATTGAAAGCAGGCGATAATGTAGCAGTAGCTTTTACCGGTTCTTTTCCGGGTTTGAATATTTCTGTTCTGGCTGCTTTGAAAACTTTAAATCTTAATCCTATCGTTATATCGTCGGTCGGTGCATCAAACTGGGGTGCAAACGATCCATACTACACTTGGTTAGATATGGAAAATATTCTATACAAATCAAAAATATTCCCTAAAAAATCAGTAGCTGCATCAATAGGAGGAGGAGCCGATCTTGGAAGAGGATTGAGCCCAAAAGGACGAGATTTGATAACTGAGGCAATTGAAAGAAATGAAATGGACTTTATTCATGAAGCACATTTAGAAAAAAGTATTTCTAAACGTATGAACATTTATGAAAAATACAGCAATGGAAAGCCTATAAAAACTTTCATTAATGTTGGAGGAGGTATTGCAAGTCTTGGAAATACAATTAATGGAAAACTAATTCCTGTAGGGCTTACACAAAATTTGCCGATGAGCAATTTTCCAGTTCATGGTGTAATAATTCAGATGGCACAAAATGCAATTCCTATAATTCACCTTTTGAATATTAGTCAATTGCTTGAAAAATACGGATTGCCTAATAGCCCCGATCCACTTCCAGAACCAGGCGAAGGGAAAATTTTCGTACAGGAAAAATATAGTATTTTGATAACATCACTTGCAGTAATATTTTTACTTGTTGTTGTAATTTTGGTATATATAGTTGAAAAAAAACATCATCAGCTCGGTACAGATCCGGTTCCATTAGCCAACATTCAAAAAGCAAACAAACATGAAACAGATAGTATTTTAGATTTATGA